TGTTTTCGACCCCACCAACTTCGCGACGCCTCACCCTTTAGCGACGCACCCCACGTCGACCGAACCCAGCAGGAGTTTTCAGAGACATGCGGACCGCCACCATGACCGAGACGACCCTGACCGCTCCCGCCCTGCCGGAAGTCCGCGCGTTCATCGTGGAGAACTTCCTGCTTGGCAGGGACTCCGGCTTCGACAACAGCGAATCCCTGCTGGAGTCGGGGATCATCGACAGCACCGGCATCATGCACGTCGTCGCCTTCCTGGAAGAGCGCTTCGGCATCGCCGTCGATGATGACGACATGATCGCCGACAACCTGGAATCGGTGGACCGCATCGCCGCCTTCGTCGGCCGCAAGCAGGAACTCCGCAGCGCCGCCTGACCTCGCGGGCGCGGCGGCGGCAGCCAGAACGGACACGGCCAAAGCGGACACGTCCCATAGGACGGGCAAAGGCAAGAAGGACATCCCTCCCATGACCCATCTGGTTCACCAGCTCCTCACCGACACGGCCCGGCGCGATCCCGACCGCACCGCGCTGATCGCCGGGGATGGCCGCCGCAGCTTCGCC
Above is a genomic segment from Azospirillum ramasamyi containing:
- a CDS encoding acyl carrier protein, encoding MRTATMTETTLTAPALPEVRAFIVENFLLGRDSGFDNSESLLESGIIDSTGIMHVVAFLEERFGIAVDDDDMIADNLESVDRIAAFVGRKQELRSAA